From Saprospiraceae bacterium, one genomic window encodes:
- a CDS encoding class I SAM-dependent methyltransferase: MRQKEWFEDWFGTRYCKLLYRDRNAFEADLFTKNIVNLLNPNMPARILDVACGNGRHAEALSQYGYEVIGIDLHPDCISEAILQQKAGLSFYQHDMRRLFRINYFDIVLNLFTSFGYFERYENEVKAAYSLSANLKKGGFLVFDFLNALKLQNCLINTETKQIENVQYSIKRLIRNGRILKQIIAEENGQMLQFEEKVWLYELSDIKKLFEPFGLSILYTFGDYDLGEFHSEQSDRLIAVFVKN, from the coding sequence ATGCGACAAAAAGAATGGTTTGAAGATTGGTTTGGAACCCGGTATTGCAAACTTTTGTACAGGGACAGAAATGCCTTTGAGGCAGATCTTTTTACCAAAAACATCGTTAATCTTTTGAATCCCAATATGCCCGCCAGAATTTTGGATGTAGCTTGTGGAAATGGAAGACATGCAGAAGCGTTGTCACAATATGGATATGAAGTGATTGGCATTGATCTGCATCCTGATTGTATTTCAGAAGCAATTCTACAGCAAAAGGCCGGATTGAGCTTTTATCAACATGATATGCGACGACTTTTTAGGATCAATTATTTTGACATAGTGCTCAACCTGTTTACGAGTTTTGGATATTTTGAACGATACGAAAATGAAGTGAAAGCTGCATACAGTTTATCAGCCAATCTAAAGAAAGGTGGATTTCTGGTATTTGATTTTCTAAATGCCTTGAAACTTCAAAATTGCCTGATCAATACAGAAACCAAGCAGATTGAAAACGTTCAATATTCAATCAAAAGGCTGATCAGAAACGGGCGAATCTTGAAGCAAATTATTGCAGAGGAAAATGGTCAAATGCTGCAATTTGAGGAAAAGGTATGGCTCTATGAATTATCGGACATTAAAAAACTCTTTGAGCCATTTGGACTCAGCATACTTTACACATTTGGAGATTACGATTTGGGAGAATTTCATTCTGAACAATCTGACCGCTTGATCGCTGTATTTGTGAAGAATTAA